Proteins encoded together in one Microbacterium sp. zg-Y625 window:
- a CDS encoding exodeoxyribonuclease III, producing MPRTLRIASVNVNGIRAAVRKGMTPWLESAEVDILTLQEVRAEASDLAAALPGWHVVNDEALAKGRAGVAIAAREPLEVWRTDLGADETLDAKGRWVEADIDVDGEPVTIVSAYVFTGQADTDKQVAKYAFLDAMEARMPRLAADGALAVITGDLNVGHRELDIRNWKGNVKKAGFLPRERAYFDRFTGAAGAEVRGVDGSTGTGLGWVDVGRAFHGDVDGPYTWWSNRGKAFDTDTGWRIDYHLASPALAERVTDYRVVRAPSWDTRWSDHAPVIADYTVGV from the coding sequence GTGCCACGAACACTCCGCATCGCCTCCGTCAACGTCAATGGCATCCGCGCCGCCGTCCGCAAGGGCATGACGCCCTGGCTCGAATCAGCCGAGGTCGACATCCTGACCCTGCAGGAGGTGCGGGCCGAGGCATCCGACCTCGCCGCCGCCTTGCCCGGTTGGCACGTCGTCAACGACGAGGCGCTGGCGAAGGGCCGCGCCGGCGTCGCCATCGCCGCCCGCGAGCCGCTGGAGGTGTGGCGCACCGACCTCGGCGCGGACGAGACCCTCGATGCCAAGGGCCGCTGGGTCGAGGCGGACATCGACGTCGACGGCGAGCCGGTCACGATCGTCAGTGCCTACGTCTTCACCGGCCAGGCCGACACCGACAAGCAGGTGGCCAAGTACGCCTTCCTCGATGCGATGGAGGCGCGGATGCCGCGCCTCGCGGCCGACGGCGCGCTGGCGGTCATCACCGGCGATCTGAACGTGGGACACCGGGAGCTCGACATCCGCAACTGGAAGGGCAACGTCAAGAAGGCCGGGTTCCTCCCCCGCGAGCGGGCCTACTTCGACCGGTTCACCGGCGCCGCCGGGGCAGAGGTCCGCGGCGTCGACGGATCCACCGGCACCGGGCTCGGCTGGGTCGACGTGGGCCGCGCGTTCCACGGCGACGTCGACGGCCCGTACACGTGGTGGTCCAACCGCGGCAAGGCGTTCGACACCGACACCGGCTGGCGCATCGACTACCACCTGGCCTCCCCCGCGCTGGCGGAACGGGTGACGGATTACCGCGTCGTGCGGGCGCCCTCGTGGGACACCCGCTGGAGCGATCACGCGCCCGTCATCGCGGACTACACGGTGGGAGTGTGA